A region of Vigna radiata var. radiata cultivar VC1973A chromosome 6, Vradiata_ver6, whole genome shotgun sequence DNA encodes the following proteins:
- the LOC106765097 gene encoding calcium-dependent protein kinase 29 isoform X1 gives MGHCFSKPRSNEITINYDSPPHHRYQPRPHPPPRRTQQQRHNQPHLRPRYPYSAPNSDPSLSIAPSSSFGDQSRILDKPYFDISALYALERELGRGQFGITRLCTEKTTGRKYACKSIPKRRLTKKKQIEDVKREILILQHLSGQPNIVEFKGAYEDWQNVHLVMELCLGGELFDRITAKGSYSESEAASIFRQIVNVVHACHFMGVMHRDLKPENFLLANKDPKAPLKATDFGLSVFIEEGRVYKEVVGSAYYVAPEVLRKSYGKEIDVWSAGIILYILLSGVPPFWAETEKGIFDAISEGKLDLESAPWPSISAAAKDLIRKMLNHDPKKRITAAEALEHPWMKEGGEASDKPIDNAVLTRMKQFRAMNKMKKLALKVIAENLSEEEIKGLKQMFNNMDTDRSGTITYEELKSGLTKLGSKLSEYEIKQLMEAADVDKSGTIDYQEFITATINRHKLEKEENLYKAFQYFDKDNSGYITREELRQALTEYQMGDEATIDEVIDDVDTDNDGKINYQEFVAMMRKGILDNDEKEKPR, from the exons ATGGGGCACTGCTTCAGCAAACCCCGCAGCAACGAAATTACAATCAACTATGATTCACCACCCCATCATCGTTATCAGCCTCGTCCACACCCACCACCACGAAGAACCCAACAACAACGCCATAACCAACCTCATCTTCGACCTCGTTATCCCTACTCTGCTCCAAACTCCGACCCTTCTCTTTCCATCGCCCCTTCATCATCATTCGGTGATCAGTCACGAATTCTGGATAAACCGTACTTCGACATCAGCGCCCTTTACGCGCTGGAGAGGGAGCTGGGGAGGGGTCAATTCGGGATCACTCGTCTTTGCACCGAGAAGACCACCGGAAGGAAGTATGCCTGCAAGTCCATTCCAAAGCGGAGGCTAACCAAAAAGAAGCAAATTGAAGATGTCAAGAGGGAAATTCTGATCCTGCAGCACCTCTCTGGTCAACCCAACATCGTTGAGTTCAAGGGTGCTTACGAGGATTGGCAGAATGTGCATTTGGTGATGGAGTTGTGTTTGGGTGGTGAGCTTTTCGATCGCATCACTGCAAAGGGTAGTTACTCCGAGAGTGAAGCTGCTTCCATATTCAGACAAATCGTGAATGTGGTTCATGCATGTCACTTTATGGGAGTCATGCATAGAGACCTTAAGCCAGAAAATTTCTTGCTTGCTAATAAGGATCCCAAGGCACCGTTGAAAGCCACCGATTTTGGATTGTCCGTCTTCATTGAAGAAG GTAGAGTGTATAAGGAGGTTGTTGGAAGTGCATACTATGTGGCTCCAGAGGTGTTAAGGAAGAGTTATGGAAAAGAAATAGATGTGTGGAGTGCAGGAATAATTTTATACATCCTTCTAAGTGGAGTGCCTCCATTTTGGGCTG AAACCGAGAAGGGCATATTTGATGCAATTTCGGAAGGCAAGCTTGATCTGGAGAGCGCACCATGGCCTTCTATTTCAGCTGCTGCAAAGGATCTGATCAGAAAAATGTTGAATCATGACCCTAAGAAACGCATTACAGCTGCTGAAGCCCTTG AACACCCGTGGATGAAGGAGGGTGGTGAAGCATCTGACAAACCTATAGACAATGCTGTCTTGACTAGGATGAAACAGTTCAGAGCAATGAACAAGATGAAGAAACTTGCTCTAAAG gTTATAGCAGAAAACCTTTCAGAGGAGGAAATCAAGGGCTTGAAACAAATGTTCAACAATATGGACACTGATCGCAGTGGCACAATCACATACGAGGAACTCAAATCTGGATTGACCAAATTGGGATCCAAGCTTAGTGAATATGAAATAAAGCAGCTAATGGAAGCT GCTGATGTTGACAAGAGTGGAACTATTGACTATCAAGAATTCATCACTGCCACTATAAACCGACATAAActggagaaggaagagaatcTGTATAAGGCTTTTCAATACTTTGACAAGGACAACAGTGG ATATATAACAAGAGAAGAGCTTAGACAAGCATTGACTGAATATCAGATGGGAGATGAGGCAACTATAGATGAAGTGATCGATGATGTTGATACTGATAAC GATGGGAAAATAAATTACCAGGAGTTTGTGGCAATGATGAGAAAAGGGATTCTGGATAATGATGAGAAGGAGAAACCACGATAG
- the LOC106765097 gene encoding calcium-dependent protein kinase 29 isoform X3, translating into MGLGLFKALFCCRKARQIEIEESWESSPEHRSKEDSRKRKVVVGEDGAEKKRSTPQTGAILGKPYVKIEQMYEMKKELGSGQWGVTYLCVEKTTQREYACKSIAKTKLVSAQEIEDVRREVMILQHLSGQPNIVEFRGAFEDRHSVHLVMELCSGGELFDRIIAKGNYSEREAATVMRQIVNVVHACHFMGVMHRDLKPENFLLANKDPKAPLKATDFGLSVFIEEGRVYKEVVGSAYYVAPEVLRKSYGKEIDVWSAGIILYILLSGVPPFWAETEKGIFDAISEGKLDLESAPWPSISAAAKDLIRKMLNHDPKKRITAAEALEHPWMKEGGEASDKPIDNAVLTRMKQFRAMNKMKKLALKVIAENLSEEEIKGLKQMFNNMDTDRSGTITYEELKSGLTKLGSKLSEYEIKQLMEAADVDKSGTIDYQEFITATINRHKLEKEENLYKAFQYFDKDNSGYITREELRQALTEYQMGDEATIDEVIDDVDTDNDGKINYQEFVAMMRKGILDNDEKEKPR; encoded by the exons atggggttGGGGTTGTTTAAGGCATTGTTTTGCTGCAGAAAGGCCCGTCAAATTGAAATCGAGGAGTCATGGGAGTCCTCTCCGGAGCATAGGTCGAAAGAAGATAGTAGAAAAAGGAAAGTAGTAGTTGGTGAAGATGGTGCTGAGAAGAAGAGGAGTACGCCACAAACGGGAGCTATTCTGGGAAAACCGTACGTAAAGATAGAGCAAATGTACGAGATGAAGAAAGAGCTAGGAAGCGGGCAGTGGGGTGTGACTTATCTGTGCGTGGAGAAGACGACGCAGAGAGAGTACGCATGCAAGTCGATTGCGAAGACGAAGCTGGTGAGTGCGCAGGAGATCGAGGACGTGAGAAGAGAGGTTATGATTCTGCAGCATCTGTCGGGGCAACCCAACATTGTAGAGTTCAGAGGGGCTTTCGAAGACAGACACAGCGTGCACCTGGTGATGGAGCTGTGCAGTGGAGGCGAACTCTTCGACCGCATCATTGCCAAAGGGAACTACTCAGAGCGTGAGGCGGCGACGGTGATGAG ACAAATCGTGAATGTGGTTCATGCATGTCACTTTATGGGAGTCATGCATAGAGACCTTAAGCCAGAAAATTTCTTGCTTGCTAATAAGGATCCCAAGGCACCGTTGAAAGCCACCGATTTTGGATTGTCCGTCTTCATTGAAGAAG GTAGAGTGTATAAGGAGGTTGTTGGAAGTGCATACTATGTGGCTCCAGAGGTGTTAAGGAAGAGTTATGGAAAAGAAATAGATGTGTGGAGTGCAGGAATAATTTTATACATCCTTCTAAGTGGAGTGCCTCCATTTTGGGCTG AAACCGAGAAGGGCATATTTGATGCAATTTCGGAAGGCAAGCTTGATCTGGAGAGCGCACCATGGCCTTCTATTTCAGCTGCTGCAAAGGATCTGATCAGAAAAATGTTGAATCATGACCCTAAGAAACGCATTACAGCTGCTGAAGCCCTTG AACACCCGTGGATGAAGGAGGGTGGTGAAGCATCTGACAAACCTATAGACAATGCTGTCTTGACTAGGATGAAACAGTTCAGAGCAATGAACAAGATGAAGAAACTTGCTCTAAAG gTTATAGCAGAAAACCTTTCAGAGGAGGAAATCAAGGGCTTGAAACAAATGTTCAACAATATGGACACTGATCGCAGTGGCACAATCACATACGAGGAACTCAAATCTGGATTGACCAAATTGGGATCCAAGCTTAGTGAATATGAAATAAAGCAGCTAATGGAAGCT GCTGATGTTGACAAGAGTGGAACTATTGACTATCAAGAATTCATCACTGCCACTATAAACCGACATAAActggagaaggaagagaatcTGTATAAGGCTTTTCAATACTTTGACAAGGACAACAGTGG ATATATAACAAGAGAAGAGCTTAGACAAGCATTGACTGAATATCAGATGGGAGATGAGGCAACTATAGATGAAGTGATCGATGATGTTGATACTGATAAC GATGGGAAAATAAATTACCAGGAGTTTGTGGCAATGATGAGAAAAGGGATTCTGGATAATGATGAGAAGGAGAAACCACGATAG
- the LOC106765234 gene encoding uncharacterized protein LOC106765234, whose protein sequence is MVGKVQEWRCVWNWIHRRNLRCSQQRFLHDGPDTVEELLDRHLVKNKNKNDNDEFENRRQLTSTRREALSLYRDILRATRFFMWPDSRGVIWRDVLRQNARTEFEQARFETDPEIVTRLLIGGREALHSAIDKLAEKHRHNIQKDNPSDSHPR, encoded by the coding sequence ATGGTAGGAAAGGTGCAAGAATGGCGATGCGTTTGGAATTGGATTCATCGCCGGAATTTGAGATGCAGTCAGCAGCGTTTCTTGCACGACGGCCCAGACACCGTAGAGGAGCTTCTCGACAGGCACCttgtcaaaaacaaaaacaaaaacgatAACGACGAGTTCGAGAATCGGAGGCAACTCACCAGCACTCGCCGCGAAGCGCTGAGTCTGTACCGTGACATTCTTCGGGCCACCCGATTCTTCATGTGGCCCGATTCCAGAGGCGTCATCTGGCGCGACGTACTCAGACAAAATGCCCGAACAGAATTCGAACAGGCCCGCTTCGAAACCGACCCGGAAATCGTAACCCGACTGCTTATCGGGGGACGCGAAGCCCTACACTCCGCTATCGACAAGCTCGCCGAGAAGCATAGACATAACATTCAGAAAGATAATCCCTCTGATTCCCATCCACGCTGA
- the LOC106764240 gene encoding E3 ubiquitin-protein ligase ATL23: MLDSVLLALFLPCLGMTAVFVVYMCLLWYATTHHPDPHLPAKPVSDSGLSPSQLQKLPSITGKDLLMGSECAVCLDDIATDQPARLVPGCNHAFHVECADTWLSKHPLCPLCRAKLDPALFSSSENPC, from the coding sequence ATGCTGGACTCTGTCCTTCTGGCGCTGTTCTTGCCTTGCCTTGGCATGACCGCCGTTTTCGTCGTTTACATGTGTCTTCTATGGTACGCCACCACTCACCACCCCGATCCCCACCTACCGGCCAAGCCAGTCTCTGACTCCGGCCTCTCCCCTTCCCAGCTCCAAAAGCTCCCCTCCATCACCGGAAAAGACCTTCTCATGGGCTCCGAATGCGCCGTCTGCCTCGACGACATCGCCACCGACCAACCCGCTCGATTGGTTCCCGGTTGCAACCACGCCTTCCATGTGGAATGCGCTGACACCTGGCTCTCCAAGCACCCTCTCTGCCCTCTCTGCAGAGCCAAACTCGACCCCGCGCTTTTCTCTTCCTCAGAAAATCCTTGCTGA
- the LOC106765233 gene encoding calcium-dependent protein kinase 2 isoform X1, which produces MLIFLPLMEVKKKSRKWKCQIITLQKRTCKAETASVCLKDRVMGVGFSKVLTHTTDDEIPISSTDSAPQLTYKQPRKNLPFPRSLVPPPMPTQCSSQTGPVLGKPYVKIKHTYEMKKELGRGKFGVTYLCVEKATAISYACKSIAKKGPQEVENVRREVMILQHLSGQHNIVEFKGAYEDRENVHLVMELCSGGELFDRIVAKGRHSEREAATVMRQIVKVVDVCHFMGVMHRDLKPENFLFATKDEDAPLKLTDFGSSVFFHTGEVYKDIVGNAYYVAPEVLKRNYGKEIDVWNAGVILYILLSGVPPFWAETEKGVFDNVLGAKLDMDSEPWPSTSDAAKDLIRKMLTYDPKERITAAEALEHPWLKEAGEGSEKHPDSAVLSRMEEFKAMNQMKKLAMKVIAENLSEEETKGPRQMFNNMDTDGSGTITFEELKSGLSRLGSLPSESEIRQLLNAIGNDKNGTINYYEFIAATMDRHRLEKGGSLFKAFHYFDKDDKGYITRDELREAITVHQMGDEAAIDGVFEDVDSDKDGKITYEEFMSMMRNEC; this is translated from the exons ATGCTGATATTCTTGCCACTGATGGaagtaaagaagaaaagcaGAAAGTGGAAATGCCAAATAATCACATTACAAAAAAGAACATGTAAGGCAGAAACAGCTTCAGTTTGCCTGAAAGATAGAGTCATGGGAGTGGGATTCTCAAAGGTGTTAACACACACAACAGACGATGAAATTCCAATTTCTTCGACAGATTCTGCTCCTCAACTCACCTACAAACAACCTCGGAAAAACCTCCCTTTTCCACGTTCTCTTGTTCCTCCTCCCATGCCAACCCAATGTTCTTCACAAACAGGACCTGTTCTTGGGAAGCCTTACGTTAAAATAAAGCACACGTACGAGATGAAGAAAGAGCTGGGAAGAGGCAAGTTTGGCGTGACTTATCTGTGTGTAGAGAAGGCCACAGCAATTTCCTATGCATGCAAATCCATAGCAAAGAAGGGTCCGCAAGAAGTTGAGAATGTTAGAAGAGAAGTTATGATTCTGCAGCATCTTTCAGGGCAACATAACATAGTGGAATTCAAGGGAGCTTACGAGGACAGGGAGAACGTGCATCTAGTAATGGAGTTGTGCAGTGGAGGTGAACTCTTTGACCGTATTGTTGCAAAAGGTAGACACTCGGAGCGTGAAGCGGCCACTGTGATGAGACAGATTGTGAAGGTGGTCGACGTGTGCCATTTCATGGGTGTGATGCATCGAGACCTCAAGCCAGAGAATTTCTTGTTCGCCACCAAGGACGAGGATGCCCCTTTGAAACTCACGGATTTTGGTTCCTCTGTCTTCTTTCACACTG GTGAGGTGTATAAAGATATTGTTGGAAATGCATATTACGTGGCTCCTGAGGTTTTGAAACGGAATTACGGAAAGGAGATAGATGTTTGGAATGCAGGAGTCATTTTATACATTCTCTTAAGTGGGGTGCCTCCATTTTGGGCTG AAACCGAGAAAGGCGTGTTTGATAATGTTTTGGGTGCTAAGTTAGATATGGATAGCGAGCCATGGCCTTCTACATCAGACGCTGCAAAAGATTTGATCAGAAAAATGCTTACTTATGACCCTAAGGAACGGATTACAGCTGCTGAGGCCCTTG AACATCCATGGTTGAAAGAAGCTGGTGAAGGATCAGAAAAGCATCCAGACAGTGCTGTTTTAAGTAGGATGGAAGAGTTTAAAGCAATGAACCAGATGAAGAAGCTTGCAATGAAG GTAATAGCAGAAAATCTTTCAGAGGAAGAAACAAAGGGCCCCAGACAAATGTTCAACAATATGGATACTGATGGCAGTGGCACTATCACATTTGAAGAACTCAAATCTGGATTATCCAGATTGGGTTCCCTGCCTAGTGAATCTGAAATAAGGCAGCTATTGAATGCT ATTGGTAATGACAAGAATGGAACAATTAACTATTATGAATTCATTGCTGCCACCATGGATCGACACAGACTGGAGAAGGGGGGGAGTTTGTTCAAGGCTTTTCATTACTTTGACAAGGATGACAAGGG TTATATAACGAGAGATGAACTTAGGGAAGCTATCACTGTACACCAAATGGGAGATGAAGCTGCGATAGATGGAGTCTTCGAGGATGTAGACTCTGACAAA GATGGGAAAATTACCTATGAGGAATTTATGAGCATGATGAGAAACGAATGCTGA
- the LOC106765233 gene encoding calcium-dependent protein kinase 2 isoform X2: MLIFLPLMEVKKKSRKWKCQIITLQKRTCKAETASVCLKDRVMGVGFSKVLTHTTDDEIPISSTDSAPQLTYKQPRKNLPFPRSLVPPPMPTQCSSQTGPVLGKPYVKIKHTYEMKKELGRGKFGVTYLCVEKATAISYACKSIAKKGPQEVENVRREVMILQHLSGQHNIVEFKGAYEDRENVHLVMELCSGGELFDRIVAKGRHSEREAATVMRQIVKVVDVCHFMGVMHRDLKPENFLFATKDEDAPLKLTDFGSSVFFHTGEVYKDIVGNAYYVAPEVLKRNYGKEIDVWNAGVILYILLSGVPPFWAETEKGVFDNVLGAKLDMDSEPWPSTSDAAKDLIRKMLTYDPKERITAAEALEHPWLKEAGEGSEKHPDSAVLSRMEEFKAMNQMKKLAMKVIAENLSEEETKGPRQMFNNMDTDGSGTITFEELKSGLSRLGSLPSESEIRQLLNAVSSTKLWYMLFLHHVHCQIGNDKNGTINYYEFIAATMDRHRLEKGGSLFKAFHYFDKDDKGYITRDELREAITVHQMGDEAAIDGVFEDVDSDKDGKITYEEFMSMMRNEC; encoded by the exons ATGCTGATATTCTTGCCACTGATGGaagtaaagaagaaaagcaGAAAGTGGAAATGCCAAATAATCACATTACAAAAAAGAACATGTAAGGCAGAAACAGCTTCAGTTTGCCTGAAAGATAGAGTCATGGGAGTGGGATTCTCAAAGGTGTTAACACACACAACAGACGATGAAATTCCAATTTCTTCGACAGATTCTGCTCCTCAACTCACCTACAAACAACCTCGGAAAAACCTCCCTTTTCCACGTTCTCTTGTTCCTCCTCCCATGCCAACCCAATGTTCTTCACAAACAGGACCTGTTCTTGGGAAGCCTTACGTTAAAATAAAGCACACGTACGAGATGAAGAAAGAGCTGGGAAGAGGCAAGTTTGGCGTGACTTATCTGTGTGTAGAGAAGGCCACAGCAATTTCCTATGCATGCAAATCCATAGCAAAGAAGGGTCCGCAAGAAGTTGAGAATGTTAGAAGAGAAGTTATGATTCTGCAGCATCTTTCAGGGCAACATAACATAGTGGAATTCAAGGGAGCTTACGAGGACAGGGAGAACGTGCATCTAGTAATGGAGTTGTGCAGTGGAGGTGAACTCTTTGACCGTATTGTTGCAAAAGGTAGACACTCGGAGCGTGAAGCGGCCACTGTGATGAGACAGATTGTGAAGGTGGTCGACGTGTGCCATTTCATGGGTGTGATGCATCGAGACCTCAAGCCAGAGAATTTCTTGTTCGCCACCAAGGACGAGGATGCCCCTTTGAAACTCACGGATTTTGGTTCCTCTGTCTTCTTTCACACTG GTGAGGTGTATAAAGATATTGTTGGAAATGCATATTACGTGGCTCCTGAGGTTTTGAAACGGAATTACGGAAAGGAGATAGATGTTTGGAATGCAGGAGTCATTTTATACATTCTCTTAAGTGGGGTGCCTCCATTTTGGGCTG AAACCGAGAAAGGCGTGTTTGATAATGTTTTGGGTGCTAAGTTAGATATGGATAGCGAGCCATGGCCTTCTACATCAGACGCTGCAAAAGATTTGATCAGAAAAATGCTTACTTATGACCCTAAGGAACGGATTACAGCTGCTGAGGCCCTTG AACATCCATGGTTGAAAGAAGCTGGTGAAGGATCAGAAAAGCATCCAGACAGTGCTGTTTTAAGTAGGATGGAAGAGTTTAAAGCAATGAACCAGATGAAGAAGCTTGCAATGAAG GTAATAGCAGAAAATCTTTCAGAGGAAGAAACAAAGGGCCCCAGACAAATGTTCAACAATATGGATACTGATGGCAGTGGCACTATCACATTTGAAGAACTCAAATCTGGATTATCCAGATTGGGTTCCCTGCCTAGTGAATCTGAAATAAGGCAGCTATTGAATGCTGTAAGTTCA ACTAAACTGTGGTATATGCTCTTTCTTCATCACGTGCACTGTCAGATTGGTAATGACAAGAATGGAACAATTAACTATTATGAATTCATTGCTGCCACCATGGATCGACACAGACTGGAGAAGGGGGGGAGTTTGTTCAAGGCTTTTCATTACTTTGACAAGGATGACAAGGG TTATATAACGAGAGATGAACTTAGGGAAGCTATCACTGTACACCAAATGGGAGATGAAGCTGCGATAGATGGAGTCTTCGAGGATGTAGACTCTGACAAA GATGGGAAAATTACCTATGAGGAATTTATGAGCATGATGAGAAACGAATGCTGA
- the LOC106765097 gene encoding calcium-dependent protein kinase 29 isoform X2 has protein sequence MGLGLFKALFCCRKARQIEIEESWESSPEHRSKEDSRKRKVVVGEDGAEKKRSTPQTGAILGKPYVKIEQMYEMKKELGSGQWGVTYLCVEKTTQREYACKSIAKTKLVSAQEIEDVRREVMILQHLSGQPNIVEFRGAFEDRHSVHLVMELCSGGELFDRIIAKGNYSEREAATVMRQIVNVVHVCHFMGVMHRDLKPENFLLATNTDDAAVKATDFGLSIFIEEGRVYKEVVGSAYYVAPEVLRKSYGKEIDVWSAGIILYILLSGVPPFWAETEKGIFDAISEGKLDLESAPWPSISAAAKDLIRKMLNHDPKKRITAAEALEHPWMKEGGEASDKPIDNAVLTRMKQFRAMNKMKKLALKVIAENLSEEEIKGLKQMFNNMDTDRSGTITYEELKSGLTKLGSKLSEYEIKQLMEAADVDKSGTIDYQEFITATINRHKLEKEENLYKAFQYFDKDNSGYITREELRQALTEYQMGDEATIDEVIDDVDTDNDGKINYQEFVAMMRKGILDNDEKEKPR, from the exons atggggttGGGGTTGTTTAAGGCATTGTTTTGCTGCAGAAAGGCCCGTCAAATTGAAATCGAGGAGTCATGGGAGTCCTCTCCGGAGCATAGGTCGAAAGAAGATAGTAGAAAAAGGAAAGTAGTAGTTGGTGAAGATGGTGCTGAGAAGAAGAGGAGTACGCCACAAACGGGAGCTATTCTGGGAAAACCGTACGTAAAGATAGAGCAAATGTACGAGATGAAGAAAGAGCTAGGAAGCGGGCAGTGGGGTGTGACTTATCTGTGCGTGGAGAAGACGACGCAGAGAGAGTACGCATGCAAGTCGATTGCGAAGACGAAGCTGGTGAGTGCGCAGGAGATCGAGGACGTGAGAAGAGAGGTTATGATTCTGCAGCATCTGTCGGGGCAACCCAACATTGTAGAGTTCAGAGGGGCTTTCGAAGACAGACACAGCGTGCACCTGGTGATGGAGCTGTGCAGTGGAGGCGAACTCTTCGACCGCATCATTGCCAAAGGGAACTACTCAGAGCGTGAGGCGGCGACGGTGATGAGGCAGATCGTGAACGTCGTTCATGTCTGTCACTTCATGGGCGTCATGCATCGAGACCTCAAGCCAGAAAACTTCTTGTTGGCCACCAACACAGACGATGCTGCCGTCAAAGCCACTGATTTTGGACTCTCTATTTTCATCGAGGAAG GTAGAGTGTATAAGGAGGTTGTTGGAAGTGCATACTATGTGGCTCCAGAGGTGTTAAGGAAGAGTTATGGAAAAGAAATAGATGTGTGGAGTGCAGGAATAATTTTATACATCCTTCTAAGTGGAGTGCCTCCATTTTGGGCTG AAACCGAGAAGGGCATATTTGATGCAATTTCGGAAGGCAAGCTTGATCTGGAGAGCGCACCATGGCCTTCTATTTCAGCTGCTGCAAAGGATCTGATCAGAAAAATGTTGAATCATGACCCTAAGAAACGCATTACAGCTGCTGAAGCCCTTG AACACCCGTGGATGAAGGAGGGTGGTGAAGCATCTGACAAACCTATAGACAATGCTGTCTTGACTAGGATGAAACAGTTCAGAGCAATGAACAAGATGAAGAAACTTGCTCTAAAG gTTATAGCAGAAAACCTTTCAGAGGAGGAAATCAAGGGCTTGAAACAAATGTTCAACAATATGGACACTGATCGCAGTGGCACAATCACATACGAGGAACTCAAATCTGGATTGACCAAATTGGGATCCAAGCTTAGTGAATATGAAATAAAGCAGCTAATGGAAGCT GCTGATGTTGACAAGAGTGGAACTATTGACTATCAAGAATTCATCACTGCCACTATAAACCGACATAAActggagaaggaagagaatcTGTATAAGGCTTTTCAATACTTTGACAAGGACAACAGTGG ATATATAACAAGAGAAGAGCTTAGACAAGCATTGACTGAATATCAGATGGGAGATGAGGCAACTATAGATGAAGTGATCGATGATGTTGATACTGATAAC GATGGGAAAATAAATTACCAGGAGTTTGTGGCAATGATGAGAAAAGGGATTCTGGATAATGATGAGAAGGAGAAACCACGATAG